Proteins found in one Lycium ferocissimum isolate CSIRO_LF1 chromosome 6, AGI_CSIRO_Lferr_CH_V1, whole genome shotgun sequence genomic segment:
- the LOC132061092 gene encoding uncharacterized protein LOC132061092 — protein MLAVLKTDPSSCPPGPLRSDPSTRDQPVWYQFHRTPGYETTDYRHLWEEVVNMLAMEYLREYLSERVRNNYGIAGPAKDKCALDASPHIINMIFGWSMIAETSFSASRKMKISVTWEKRTRDFLDEDLITFSDEDAVGVTLPHNDALVITVLIGCYQVKRVMVDPGSSANILRWKVVEEMGLLKKIIPAARTLAGFNMSSKTTKGEIDFPVEGGRVVKVTKFYVIDGDMRYNAIFRGLGSMI, from the coding sequence ATGCTAGCTGTGCTGAAGACCGATCCTTCATCATGCCCTCCTGGACCATTACGATCGGATCCTAGTACTCGAGATCAGCCGGTTTGGTACCAGTTCCATAGGACCCCTGGGTATGAAACTACAGACTACAGACACCTCTGGGAGGAGGTGGTTAACATGCTCGCCATGGAATATCTTCGGGAGTATCTGAGTGAAAGGGTGAGAAATAACTATGGTATAGCCGGACCAGCCAAAGATAAATGTGCACTCGATGCTTCTCCGCATATCATCAACATGATTTTTGGCTGGTCCATGATCGCCGAGACCAGCTTTTCTGCATCCAGAAAGATGAAGATCTCGGTAACATGGGAAAAGAGAACTCGAGACTTTCTAGATGAGGATTTGATTACCTTCTCCGACGAGGATGCGGTAGGCGTTACTTTACCCCACAATGATGCCTTAGTTATCACCGTTCTCATTGGTTGCTATCAAGTAAAACGAGTAATGGTTGATCCGGGGAGTTCGGCTAACATTCTCCGCTGGAAAGTAGTGGAGGAGATGGGACTtctaaagaaaatcataccggCAGCAAGGACCCTAGCCGGCTTCAATATGTCCAGTAAAACTACTAAAGGCGAGATCGACTTTCCAGTAGAAGGCGGAAGGGTAGTCAAAGTAACAAAGTTCTACGTGATTGACGGCGATATGCGATACAACGCAATCTTCAGAGGCCTTGGCTCCATGATATGA